One part of the Vicia villosa cultivar HV-30 ecotype Madison, WI linkage group LG6, Vvil1.0, whole genome shotgun sequence genome encodes these proteins:
- the LOC131609452 gene encoding vestitone reductase-like produces MAEGKGRVCVTGGTGFLGSWIIKSLLENGYSVNTTVRADPEKKRDLSFLTNLPGASEKLKIFIADLAEPESFNEAIEGCVGIFHTAASVDFEEKEPEEIVTKRSIDGALGILKACKNSKTVKRVVYTSSASAVYCQSKEKEKDVMDESYWSDIDILRNHKPFGWAYSVSKTLAEKSVLEYGEQNGLDIVTIIPTIIVGPFICPKLPTSVYGTLPYLFGNTDSSPISRFHMVHVDDVAQAHIFLLEHPNPKGRYNCSPFLATVEEVVDIVSSKHPEFQIPKSKLLEGPKGLELPHLTSKKLTDAGFEFKHSIEEMFEDAIQSCKEKGIF; encoded by the exons ATGGCAGAAGGAAAAGGAAGAGTTTGTGTGACAGGAGGTACAGGTTTTCTTGGTTCATGGATCATCAAGAGTCTCCTTGAAAATGGTTACTCTGTTAATACCACTGTTAGAGCTGATCCAGAGAAAAAGAGAGATCTTAGCTTTCTCACAAATCTTCCCGGAGCATCCGAGAAACTAAAAATTTTCATCGCTGATCTTGCCGAACCAGAAAGTTTCAACGAGGCAATCGAAGGGTGTGTTGGAATATTCCACACTGCCGCTTCAGTTGATTTTGAAGAGAAAGAACCGGAAGAAATAGTGACAAAAAGAAGCATTGATGGAGCTTTGGGAATTCTAAAAGCATGCAAAAACTCTAAGACAGTGAAGAGAGTGGTTTACACTTCAAGTGCTTCTGCTGTTTACTGTcaaagcaaagaaaaagaaaaagatgttaTGGACGAAAGTTATTGGAGTGATATAGACATTCTTAGAAATCATAAACCATTTGGTTGGGCTTATTCGGTTTCTAAGACACTAGCTGAGAAATCTGTTCTTGAGTATGGAGAACAAAATGGGCTGGATATTGTGACTATTATACCAACTATTATTGTTGGACCATTCATTTGCCCTAAGCTTCCTACCTCTGTTTATGGTACACTGCCTTACTTATTCGGTAATACCGACAGCAGTCCAATATCTCGTTTCCATATGGTGCATGTTGATGATGTTGCACAAGCACATATATTCTTACTTGAACATCCTAATCCAAAAGGGAGATACAATTGTTCACCATTTCTTGCAACTGTCGAGGAAGTAGTTGACATTGTTTCTTCAAAGCATCCTGAATTTCAAATTCCAAAATCAAA aTTGCTTGAGGGACCTAAAGGTCTTGAGCTTCCACATTTAACATCAAAGAAACTGACTGATGCTGGATTTGAATTCAAGCATAGTATTGAGGAAATGTTTGAGGATGCGATTCAAAGTTGCAAGGAAAAGGGGATTTTTTGA